One genomic segment of Xyrauchen texanus isolate HMW12.3.18 chromosome 5, RBS_HiC_50CHRs, whole genome shotgun sequence includes these proteins:
- the msmo1 gene encoding methylsterol monooxygenase 1, which produces MEVNGTVNILSSAFLAVEFVDSVLPENPLQEPLKHTWNHMLQNYSKFQIATWGSLIVHELIYFLFCLPGFIFQFLPFMQKYKIQPDKPETWEKQWKCFKMLLFNHFCIQLPLICGTYYFTEFFNIPYDWDSMPRWPYLLAQCFGCAVIEDTWHYFLHRALHHRRIYKYIHKVHHDFTSPFGMQAEYAHPAETLILGAGFFIGIMVFCNHVILLWAWVTFRLLETIDVHSGYDIPLNPLHLIPFYAGARFHDFHHMNFVGNYGSTFTWWDRLFDTDAQFYKHYTQKAVKSD; this is translated from the exons ATGGAGGTGAACGGCACAGTCAACATTCTGTCCTCAGCATTTCTGGCTGTGGAATTTGTGGATTCAGTTCTGCCTGAAAATCCACTGCAGGAACCTCTAAAGCACACATGGAATCATATGCTGCAGAACTACAGCAAATTCCAGATCGCCACCTGGGGCTCCCTCATCGTCCATGAACTCATCTATTTCCTGTTCTGTTTGCCTGGCTTTATCTTTCAGTTCCTCCCTTTCATGCAAAAGTACAAGATCCAACCA GATAAACCAGAGACATGGGAGAAACAGTGGAAGTGCTTTAAAATGCTGCTGTTTAATCACTTCTGTATCCAGCTACCACTTATCTGTGGAACATATTACTTTACTGAGTTCTTCAACATCCCCTATGACTGGGACTCTATGCCTCGCTG GCCTTATTTATTGGCTCAATGTTTTGGCTGTGCAGTGATTGAGGACACATGGCATTACTTCCTCCACCGAGCCCTACATCACCGCAGAATCTACAAGTACATTCATAAAGTCCATCACGACTTCACC TCTCCATTTGGCATGCAGGCAGAGTATGCCCATCCTGCTGAGACTCTGATTCTAGGGGCAGGGTTCTTCATTGGCATCATGGTCTTCTGTAATCATGTTATTTTGCTCTGGGCTTGGGTCACTTTCCGTCTGCTTGAAACCATTGATGTTCACAG TGGTTATGACATTCCTCTGAACCCGCTACATTTGATTCCGTTCTACGCTGGAGCTCGTTTCCATGACTTCCACCACATGAATTTTGTTGGCAATTATGGATCTACATTCACCTGGTGGGACAGACTCTTCGACACTGATGCCCAGTtttacaaacattacacacaAAAAGCAGTGAAGAGTGATTAA